acccctaccttgtgtGTAGTAGAGAGGCTATTTCCcatagacccttggctcaagaaAAGCCTTTTCAAAAACAGGTTAGACAAATACAAGAACAAAAACTAAGGTAAAAAGTATTGACAAAAAGAAGTACTGGCAGCAAAATGTAACCCAAGTAacagcaacaaaaaaaaaagtatcaaTATAAGCCGTCAATCTGTAAATATGGGAAGAGGGGATCAATCACATTTGACTGATGAGTGGATAACTCAACCATAGACATTTTCTTGGTGACAAGTATATCCATATACAATACAGGATCACATGctaatttaaatcaaaattgtGAGAAGGGCATGggaaaaatattattaagatGCACTCTCTGCTGTATTACACTGAGCCTATTTATAGTTATCTACACAGTACTCAATACATCTTTTCCAATGTGGGACACTAAGTCTACTATATACATTAACTATCTAATAAATGTAACATTAAAGTCGAAACACTATATAAACTGAGCAGCATTCTTAATACTTTGTACTCTTGTCAAAATATGTTTAGCATCTCAAGTTATGGAGAGTTTGCAAAGTCAAAATCAATATTAGACCTCACTACTATCGTCATCATAGCCATGTAGTCAATCGGTCCTAGTGCGAAGCAGACTTAGAACTACTTCTTTTATTCCTACTAGCAGAGGCTTTTTCAACATTTATAGCATCATTGTGCAAGGTCCAGCAGGCTTAAAAATTCCCGCAGTTAGACAACAATAGCCTGACACTATTACTACTCTTATACGGTATCACAATGTTCATACACCTTAGAACAGGTATGGTTTAGTTCAGTGCTctatttttctataaaatttCTATTCTTAGACAATACCTATGAACTTAGCTCGGACTGAATCCACATCTACCTCTGAAGCTCTTCTATAAGAGCAGACCTTGTTCCCATATACATACGAATATATTGACAATTTCACATACAGTTGAGCAAACATAATTAAGAACTTAGTCATAATATAGAAACATAACATAGCCACAGGTTATATCTCATATAAGAATTTCACAACTTGTATGTCATTATAATGGAGCTTATGCTTCAAAATATCACACATGTTAATATAGCCATGATAATTCTATTTGCACCATGCAACCAACCACTTCATTGcaggaatttttttttaaaggacattatatttaaaaaaatgcaaGCTAAAGAAGACCCACCGCTCAAAGTACAAGCTTCCATATCCCCAAACTTGATGCTTGTAAGCCAACCAATTGACTTCTTCAACAGTCTAGAACCAATTATATCAATTGAAGTGTTAATTTGAACAAGATCACAACTATCTTCCCTAGGTCAAACTATAGTTAAATTCCAAATTGTCCAACTTTTTTCTAATTTAGGGCTAAACCCACGGGAATTCCAATTGCAGCATTAATTCACAATATCCTATTCCTTCATATCAAAACTTCATCCAGACAAGAACATGTTTATAAATTTCCCCAACTTTATCAACCTTAGTTCTTGCATATTCAATTCTAACTCATTACCGTTGTTTTAATCCATAATCTAGTTTAccatatcaaattaataatGAAACCACAAGTTTTTGGGATTAAAACTAACCTCTTGATTCCCAAGAACCCCAAAAACCATGTTTTTAAGAAATTGTTTTCTTCCCCAAGCTTAGAGCAATCAAAAGACAAAATCTCCAGTGCACTTTACAAGTtctgttttttttcctttttagatTGAAAATAGCTCTTTGCTCTCACCGCCTCTCCTCCTTTCCCTCCCTATCTCTTTCTCGATAATCGTTGTCAATGTTTCACTCATTAGAACGCATCactcatttttttgaaatttagatGAGACTGCCAATTTTTCATCGTGAAAATAGGTTGTCTTGCTGGGTAAGCCAAGTCTCACTTTGCGTTGGTCAGAACCCAAATAGGATGGTGACGATGTTAGTATAAAACCATTGTTGTGCAACCTTGAGCGATTGCGAGGCAAACCTCAGGTTTCCATTGAGTTTAGGCAAATCTCTCATTATTATGATAGGTGTTGGAGCAAACTGGGCAAACGCAAACCTCAATATAGTTTAGTCGAATCCaatatttttgagataattGTGGGATAAACCTCACAAAGATGTTGATTCTCTATGGGGAGTATATGTAACACCCTAGGCAAATCCTGCATCagtaaaacaagaaaaagaagcaGGATATATAACAAAACAAACCTTAGACCCAAGTGGCATTCTATATCGTGCGATCTAGGCCCAAAGAAGACAATATCACTAGTGCGATGGATTGTTATAAAACGCAAGACTTATATAATTACAACATCAATAACTAACCTTACTTCTAACTAATACATATACTATATGCACCAATTGGTTTCAGCGTTTTATGTCATCTTTTATCGAAAAGGTAAAGATTTACTGATGATGTACCAGTACAACAAGCTGTTACATAAAAGTATGGTCAAAGGCGCACTTAAAGAGCGCTTACCCTAAAGTGAGGCGCAAAATATGTTGGGTGCTTTGTCTCGCTTAATGTGCGCCTCAATGTCGTCATCAAGACTCTAAGTCATACTTCTTCTTGCTAATGAGCGTCTCCTGAAGATGCAACACTAGACAATTGATACTTCACTTTAtcgtaaaaaagaattttaactTCTTTGTCCATATATTTGTTAatcattcttattattattagtctTGGTCTAAACATACATATTTGTACTTTCTCCCCATTTGTGTTGTTTCTTATTAAAGCTCACACTTTATTTGCGCTTAAATGCCCAACAGACCTTAGAGTTATATTGCGCTTTTCACTTTTAATAACACTGGTCGAACTAACCTTATATAAAATACTATGGTCAACTACTAGATagagtgtagctactcctgacAATTACTTGGAGTaaaaataaacccaatcattttCCTTATTTGATGCAAGAGTTTGATCATCACCAGCATAATTTTGGTGTTGTATTCGCTAAGCACATATTCATTGCAAGAGATTATAGGTCTTCTTACATAACTTACTTCATAGCATGCACCCCTTTCCatcaaaaaataagagaaagatcATAACACTTTACCTTCTCAATATTGTCCATCATTATTCCTTTGACCTCTGTGATTTGAGCCTTCAATTTAGAGAGCTTGTTCATTTCATCAGGATGGTTCATACAATACTCCATGTGCTCTTTAAGTTTTGGCCTAGCAATGCCAGGATAAATAAATCCAAATTAATTGGCTGATTTTGGACTCTATACGAAAGTCTAGCTgctacaaatatattataaattgtaGGTGAAAAAAAGTAAATACACACACCCAAATTCTCTGTCAAGATTGTACGCAATGCTAAAACGATCCCCAAATAgatcatcatcttcttcatcatcatcagcAAGAGGATGTAGATCACCATCATTTTTGATACTTGAACCATAACGTTTCTTGAAATCATCCTTAACCCTTTCAAGAAACACAAACGGTACACTTCTTCCTGTTGGTTCATCAGCAACAACTAGGAAGACTACAAAATTGTGTTGGTAGCAAACTAATCAGAATCCAGTTAACTCGAAATGAATTATATACAACATAGAAAATATAAGAAGAGGGAATACCAAATCCACTATCCAAAAGGAAGTTGAAGGTGTGACCATCGCATGAGTATGTATACTTGCTACTATTTGAAGAGAGCTTCTGCAAGCACTGGACAGCAATGGTACTAAAGTTCCCTGAATAAGGTGTATGTTCAGCTAGAACAACAGTCCCTCTCGCAACAAAGCTATAAATCAAACCTTTTGGATTCATTTTCAATCACAACTCCAATTGGATGCCTGTAATTCAAAAAGACCGGTCTTAAATCCCTTACTGAGATATGCAAATAtctaacacaaaaaaaaatcaccttTTCCGTGATATTAGAGACTAGACTACCACATTCACCTTCACTAAATCTATAATGCttcaaaattaaaaaggaaatgGGTAAAGCTACGAGGCGTTTCAAGGGGTTGTTGGGGATgaagaaagataaaagaaaatgcAGACAACATGTGGAATTCATCCGAAAAGAGAGACAAGAAAAGGTGAAGTTCTGGAAAGTAGTTTAAAGATTCAATCAATGCGGGTGAGAATCCTATGAACTTTCCGGGTGTATGTACCTGTGGTGGATACTGATTGACTGAGATCTTACATTTCTGATAACGAGAAGGAGCAGAGTAAACACACAATTGATGTGGCTGCAGCTGTGGTGAGATTGACCAGCTAAGGCAGGGATGCTTGCAAATATCTAACATAAAAAttgacacacacacacacacaacaacaaccaaaaaaaaagaagcttttCGTGATATTAGAGACTACAACATTCTCCTTAACTAAATTCATTAtgcttcaaaattaaaaaaaaagttcttcaagcatcatttttatttttgcatcTATCAGAagaaaaccctagcttgtacTTTCACCAAATACCTCAATTTCTAGAGTCCAAATGTGAGTGGTGAAGATTATACGATACACCCAAACTCAAAGATAATAAACGAAAAAGAAAGTCAAATCCAAACAACTTCAACAATCAAAAAATGAATCTACAATTCAAATCCGGACAACGAAGATCAATTTAATTGCAATTCACTACCATAGAAACACCAATATCATAGCAATTATCAATACTTCCGATCAGATCCTCgcaaaaaaaaagagttcaaaatAGACTATTGCTATTACCAATTCGTGAGGAAAATTGTCAAAAATTACATAAacaagagagagaaagagtaCCTGAGATTGCAGAAATTGCGATAACTTCGTGAGCACGACTGAAATGGAGCTTCAGATTTCGCAGAAGAGGGGGGtgggttgggttgggttgggtGGGGGGCTCTTTCTCTTTAACAGCGACGGAGTCGAGGAGTTGAGGTTAAACTgtattatgaattatgattagcAGTGTTAATTATCTGATTTGACTTTGATTACATACGTAAGGGCTAAGCATGGTATGTATTGAAAACTATTTGGTAAATTCGATTTTCGAAAACATTGTATTATTATCATACTAGATTGAATTGGTATAGTTTGCAATTTTAAATTGGTATATTATTATTGGTTTTAATATTATGTAGTTAATTAAATTTTCTATTTCATTAGTATAATTCTAATGagatgtttctttttctttctatttaatTATCTGATatttaaaattcacataatgTTTAATCTAAATTCGCATGGAATAGCCTATAAAGGAGGATCGAAAAGGTCATACCAAAAAGTTCTTCACTTGCCGACTTTGTTTGAGTTTGAATTGATAATAAAGGAATTTTAACCAACTCATTGCACTCTTTAATGAACTCCCACGAAGTTTTTAGTTAATACATTCATACTTACTCTGTTTTGATATACTTTCTTTAAGCTAATGATTTGTTGAAAATATCTTTCTACCTTTCAAGAATTGGATAAGATATGAGTATACTCTACCTTGATATCTcattttatgaaattacatTGATTTTGTTGTTGCTATAACCATATTTGTACCTCTATGTCAACATCTAGTTAAAATAATTTGTCATATAACTACTATTCCCCAAGGTTGTTGATTCACGTCTTTACGGATTTTTTCTACCTCTACCTTATAAAATAGAAGTAAAATCTTCTACATATTCCACTCTTCTCAGATTTCTTGTGAATCACATTGCGTATGTTATTGTTAAACAATTATATATGATTAAGACAAACATGATGGAGATGAATTtgggaggggggagggggggactCAAGTACTAAGGTGATTGGTGACAAGGGTTGAGGGTGGTGGAGGTGAGGTAGAGGGGAGGGGAGACAATTAACATGAGATGTCACTCGTGAAATTGTTTTTCCTACTCTCACTAAGAAAgcaattttctttatttttctaaaacatTTTAATCAACCAAGAATAGATAAATTCTATACTAAAAAATACCCCTTATCTCATCCTATTTCATTCCATGACtgtcaaataaaaaattgtgcATCCTACAACACACTAAAGGCAAAACTCGGGAAGCCCTTGCTCTATAGATGGTATACTCTGAATTCATCCATGGTATATGAAAGGAGAGAAATATTagaatatttaagaaaaaggaGACCTCTGAAAGCAACATAGCGTGAAGTGTGACATGTGTCTACAATGTGCAAGCCTCGACAACAGTTAGACAAATGCTAGATAATTGCATATTTTAAAAGTTTCGGGTAGATAGGAGTTATAGCAGAAGTAATGTGTACGGAAAAGTGGATTGTGGTAGCCTGACTTCGCTTTGTAAATACACTCTTTGATAATTAATAAAAAGTTGAATAATTAACCCCAAAAAAAAGTGCATCACTCCCCTCCTAGGAATTTTGCAgcaaatgaaaatttatgaataaTCAAAAGGGTATTCTTGCACTTAACCCCATGGTTGAAGCTCAGAGCTTATTCAGAAGGTTCAAGTATTTGAGCCAATTTCCGCACATCTCAATTATTTTGGTAGGCTAAATATGAATCTTGATCACCAAAATTTCACTCATTTCATCGACCACTAGGTCGTTAGAAACCCAGGAATCTTAAGGCTAGCTACACATACTACCTCAGCTTCTTGCTTCTGCACATCAATAACCATTTTCATATACATTCTCCAACAGATTTATGTAATGGATATGTATGTACCATGTAGCTCAATTTCCACTATGACACCAACTTTTCTACACTTTGGCTACTCTGATAGACAGCATTGCCTTGACATCCAACAGAGCTGTGATAAATAAGACTTTggacacacacaaaaaagtgttTTCATACTTGCAGAGCACAAtcatccaagaaaattcaatatgCTCCAAGATGATTGCTTTCTTAACGAGAGAGAAAATCTGCAAAGAACCTATAATCTCAACCTTTACTCAATTGctatgttgctcagactctCCAAAATTATTGCCGCACACATGTTGGATTCTCCATAATGCGCTACTTTTGGAGTATCCAACACATACCTGTCGactttttgaagagtccgagcaacatagcccAATagtcatgtaaataaatagacaCCAGCAATAGCTACAAAATATACCCACAGCAATTTGAAAGTATTCAGTATTTGTATCTCAAATTCTCAAGTAGAGAACTAAAGGACATAGCCATCAGGAACCACAGAAAGCAGACAGTTATATTATAACCACATAGCCACAACTGCAGCTTTTTCAAAGGAACTGTTGAAGTCCAATTTTTTTGGGTGCACTTAGCACTGAAAATGAGTTCAGCTTCAGACTTGAAGAACAAGGTAAAACATTTATGACAACAATCACTAGAGAGAGTTTGAATTTATAACAAAGCATTCCAACCATTAATTTAGAATGGTTCATCTTCCACTTAACCAAAATAATCTACTGGTCTTAGGTGGAAGACTCTTCCAAACAATGCATACGTTCAACGTTTCACACCATTAATAGCTGGAGCGAGACCTCTGGTATTCTTCACATGATCCACATATTCATTGTACTGTAAAGTAAATAATGTGCTTTGGTATCGAGTTAGACGGATTCGCTTCCTCAGGGAATCTGTTATAGTTCCATTATAACCTGCTTTGCGTATCAGTGAGTCAATTGCTTCTATAACAGTCCACCCTGGAGACAAAATTCAGCGAGTTCATCTTGCAGCTCCACCAGTTCGACAAGTGCCAGAAAAACTTAAATAGACAAGATGCTCAACATTCTGCATCGGTGATAGGTAAGGGAGAAGAAAATTACCTTCATGCGCGGCCACCTCAGGTAGGTACGTGGCATTTCTCCTTGTGTTATAGTCAGGGTCAGTAAATTCAATAATTATCCCATGCTTCCCTACCTGAACAAACCCATTACATTCCTGAGAACAAAATACTAGTACAGCAAGCCAACAAGAGAGAAGCAGTTTTTGTAAGAAAGGAATGCAGGTAGATAAAATTTCTCATATGATTATGTCAACAATGACGAGGATTTACACGCTAACGAATCATGACTACGGACCACATTACCCAAGCAAAAGAACATACAGAAGGTGAATCAACTAAAAACCAATAGGAGTGTTTCGAAAATGTAAAATGATAACTGACATTTGATTTAGAAAATGAGGCAAAGACGATTTTGATCTAAGCTTCACGTTACATGTCTGGGGAGTTATACAAGTCCAAAGGCATATTGATTGTCATACTTGTGTAACAAATTTTTAAGAGCACGACATTACAAACAAAACTAAGCTCTACCATCACATTCAAGTACAGTATAACGTCTTAGAAACTAAATAATGCAGGCAATGTCTCAACACCATTCTTATAAGTGAAATCTGACGCTAAATTATGGCATAATTTGCTGCTTCTTAATTGAATTCTTTTGGTGCTCATGAATTTGCTCCACAAAGTCATGACGCAATCACAAAAAGAAATATGTCAACCATACAAGCATGTACATTTCTTCAATGATTTAAGAATCAGAGATTCAAAGTTCAAAAGCAGTACCTCCCAATCAAGGTAGTTAGCTGCAGTCTCATAATTAGTGAGAATTGAAACTGTACACTGTAAAGTAGGTAACTCCTTAGCCTGTATCGGAGGAAAACGACGGTCCCTGAGAGCACTGCAGATGAATTCAAATATGTGAATATGTAGCTACAATGTCATAATATATAAAAAGCTTTTATGTAGGCAG
This Solanum dulcamara chromosome 1, daSolDulc1.2, whole genome shotgun sequence DNA region includes the following protein-coding sequences:
- the LOC129900124 gene encoding vesicle-associated membrane protein 727 — encoded protein: MNPKGLIYSFVARGTVVLAEHTPYSGNFSTIAVQCLQKLSSNSSKYTYSCDGHTFNFLLDSGFVFLVVADEPTGRSVPFVFLERVKDDFKKRYGSSIKNDGDLHPLADDDEEDDDLFGDRFSIAYNLDREFGPKLKEHMEYCMNHPDEMNKLSKLKAQITEVKGIMMDNIEKVLDRGEKIELLVDKTENLQFQADSFQRQGRQLRRKMWFQNLQMKLMVGGAILIFIIIVWLFACGGFKC
- the LOC129900133 gene encoding uncharacterized protein At2g38710-like — its product is MVSANREMAVYCFDTLVSHYNKEQPPPPAFDEGEHPLFVTWKKVVNGGEPRLRGCIGTLEARCIINGFKDYALTSALRDRRFPPIQAKELPTLQCTVSILTNYETAANYLDWEVGKHGIIIEFTDPDYNTRRNATYLPEVAAHEGWTVIEAIDSLIRKAGYNGTITDSLRKRIRLTRYQSTLFTLQYNEYVDHVKNTRGLAPAINGVKR